In the Chlorobium limicola DSM 245 genome, one interval contains:
- a CDS encoding DUF2971 domain-containing protein, whose translation MHKIVVNMPSEKLLYHYTSLECLLGIACSKTLRATHIAHLNDSKELMLAIEHLEREVKKRLQNEQLNSEDRKCLVQLSEWLNHRFLLEHLLFTCSFTKAGNLLSQWRAYCPPSAGVSLGFNPQELLVAAEAQEFQLVECVYNQAMQCNLVNAWLDLVLTTKNEKEEPASKSHPSQSYYSHFRANEEAFLQVAARMKHHAFSEEKEWRLISKVSKSLRDPKLKFRAGKTRLIPYIEFELPLTEAQTLSLGHVYIGPAQDHNISFSAIATFLSNSGARISSGISACGIPLRNWW comes from the coding sequence ATGCATAAAATAGTAGTTAACATGCCTTCAGAAAAGCTGTTATATCACTACACATCTCTTGAATGTTTGCTTGGCATAGCATGTTCCAAGACTCTCCGTGCAACACACATTGCACATCTCAACGATTCCAAAGAGCTGATGCTTGCTATCGAACATTTGGAAAGGGAGGTCAAGAAACGCTTACAGAACGAGCAATTAAATTCTGAAGATCGAAAATGCCTTGTACAACTTTCAGAGTGGCTAAATCATCGTTTTCTACTCGAGCATCTACTATTTACTTGTTCATTCACCAAGGCCGGAAATTTGCTGAGCCAGTGGCGCGCGTACTGTCCCCCGAGTGCAGGAGTAAGCCTTGGGTTTAATCCACAAGAGTTGCTGGTGGCTGCTGAGGCGCAAGAATTTCAGTTGGTTGAGTGCGTCTACAATCAAGCTATGCAATGTAATCTAGTTAATGCTTGGCTTGATCTCGTGCTGACGACAAAAAATGAAAAAGAAGAGCCAGCATCCAAGAGTCATCCAAGCCAGTCTTATTACTCGCATTTTCGGGCTAACGAAGAGGCGTTTCTCCAAGTCGCGGCGCGCATGAAGCACCACGCGTTTTCCGAGGAGAAGGAATGGAGGCTTATCTCAAAAGTTAGCAAAAGTCTTCGTGATCCCAAATTGAAGTTTCGCGCTGGTAAAACGCGCCTTATACCCTACATAGAATTCGAACTTCCGCTAACCGAAGCACAAACGCTATCTCTTGGACACGTTTACATTGGTCCAGCACAAGACCACAACATCTCATTTAGTGCAATCGCAACATTTCTCTCTAATTCTGGCGCAAGAATTTCAAGTGGCATTAGTGCTTGTGGAATTCCTCTGCGAAACTGGTGGTAG
- a CDS encoding helix-turn-helix domain-containing protein, whose protein sequence is MKTKNIGSSFDDFLKEEALLDEAAAVAIKRVIAWQIDQEMKAQNLTKTAMARKMHTSRAALNRLLDATDTSLTLTTLSSAASVLGKKFRFELIP, encoded by the coding sequence ATGAAAACAAAAAATATCGGCAGCAGTTTCGACGATTTTCTCAAGGAAGAAGCTCTTCTTGATGAAGCCGCTGCCGTAGCAATAAAGCGGGTTATCGCATGGCAGATCGATCAGGAAATGAAGGCACAGAACCTTACCAAAACAGCGATGGCCAGAAAAATGCACACCAGCCGGGCCGCCCTGAACCGCCTGCTCGACGCGACAGATACCAGCCTGACCCTGACAACACTCTCCAGCGCAGCCTCTGTTCTCGGCAAAAAATTCCGGTTTGAACTGATTCCCTGA
- a CDS encoding type II toxin-antitoxin system RelE/ParE family toxin, with protein MEKPSLDIRFFKTDSGSEPVREWLRELPAIDRKTIGEDIKTVQYGWPLGMPLVRKIDKDLWEIRIHLQNRIARVLFTVSHGMIVLLHGFIKKSQATPKSDLQLAKNRMRSV; from the coding sequence ATGGAAAAACCGAGTCTTGATATAAGGTTCTTCAAAACCGATAGCGGCAGCGAACCTGTACGCGAATGGTTGCGTGAGTTACCGGCTATCGACCGCAAAACGATAGGAGAGGACATCAAAACCGTACAGTATGGCTGGCCACTTGGCATGCCTCTGGTACGCAAGATCGACAAGGACCTTTGGGAAATACGCATCCATCTGCAAAACCGTATCGCAAGAGTGCTGTTCACCGTATCTCATGGGATGATCGTGCTGCTACACGGTTTTATCAAAAAATCCCAAGCGACACCGAAGTCGGATCTGCAGTTGGCGAAAAACAGAATGAGGAGTGTATGA
- a CDS encoding type II toxin-antitoxin system VapC family toxin: MGKVEAAISRMIGHRVYLDTNVFVYFLDRNPDFFRIVSPIVQAVDAGRIIGVTGDAAIAETLVKPYRTGNLELVSAVKGFFSTEGFLLIQPHEGETFDLAAQLRAQRGMQFIDALHYATAIRSGCTVFVTNDLAIQSDHIIEIISLKALHG, encoded by the coding sequence ATGGGAAAGGTAGAGGCTGCCATAAGCCGGATGATCGGGCACAGGGTTTATCTCGATACCAATGTTTTCGTCTACTTCCTCGACAGGAACCCCGACTTTTTCCGGATCGTCAGTCCCATCGTTCAGGCTGTGGATGCAGGCAGAATAATCGGGGTTACCGGCGATGCCGCTATAGCGGAAACGCTGGTGAAACCCTATCGAACAGGAAACCTTGAACTCGTTTCAGCCGTCAAGGGATTTTTCAGTACCGAGGGGTTCCTCCTGATTCAGCCGCATGAGGGCGAAACCTTCGACCTTGCAGCTCAGCTCAGGGCACAACGGGGCATGCAATTCATCGATGCATTGCATTACGCAACGGCAATCCGCTCGGGCTGCACCGTTTTCGTCACGAACGATCTGGCCATCCAGTCCGACCATATCATCGAGATCATCTCACTGAAAGCACTCCATGGCTGA
- a CDS encoding DMT family protein gives MKTIVLLFASNIFMTFAWYGHLRNMQHKPLVLAVLVSWGLAFFEYALQVPANRIGYQTFSLGQLKIMQEIITMIVFAGFAFWYMDRPLSWNYLYAGLCMVGAAFFIFRDSM, from the coding sequence ATGAAAACCATAGTTCTGCTGTTTGCTTCAAATATCTTCATGACGTTTGCCTGGTACGGGCACCTGCGAAACATGCAGCACAAACCGCTGGTTCTGGCTGTGCTGGTCAGCTGGGGGTTGGCTTTTTTTGAGTATGCCCTTCAGGTTCCGGCCAACCGGATCGGGTATCAGACCTTCAGTCTGGGTCAATTGAAGATCATGCAGGAAATTATCACGATGATCGTTTTTGCCGGGTTCGCCTTTTGGTATATGGACAGACCGCTGAGCTGGAATTACCTCTATGCCGGCTTGTGCATGGTTGGAGCCGCTTTTTTTATTTTTCGCGACTCGATGTGA
- the cydC gene encoding thiol reductant ABC exporter subunit CydC, with the protein MKTFLRLTALVKPYFWWMALAALIGFATTGSGIGLLMTSGYIIAKAALQPPLSAIQLGIVGVRFFGLARGALRYAERLLSHDATFRILTKLRLWFYDAIEPLAPARLMHFRSGDLLQRVVDDIQSLENIYTRVLVPPLTALFVSALMWFLLGKYSIEASLLILFFHMLAGIGVPLLAIRLSRGVSVGIMKQKTAQQLLSLDLFQGIGELQIYGKLPKHLEAMRTAEADKLRLQRKNALIDGLHESLTGLLMNGAVVAILWALIPKLSAPDMNGISLTIVTLAVMASFEPFLPLPASLKHLEADMHAGERLFEILDAKPETIAPAAPLPFPKDPAIRAENLSFTYPGSPVKTLDSLSFAAVPGDRIAIVGPSGAGKSTITSLLMRFWNTPEGSLTIGGADIGRFDPEELRRNISLVSQRTYLFARTIRENLLLAKPEAADEELKKALTAAGLAHFSSKLDEWAGQHGMKLSGGERQRMAIARMVLQNAPVMILDEATANLDGVTEKEVTETLSTLGRGKTMITITHRLKAMDQYDVIVVLDKGKIVEQGRHEDLMQGNGLYRRMWKLQHTAELV; encoded by the coding sequence ATGAAAACGTTTCTTCGCCTGACGGCTCTCGTCAAACCATACTTCTGGTGGATGGCGCTTGCCGCGCTCATCGGATTCGCCACGACGGGAAGCGGCATAGGGCTGCTCATGACCTCCGGCTACATCATCGCCAAAGCTGCCCTGCAGCCGCCGTTGAGCGCCATCCAGCTCGGCATAGTAGGCGTCCGGTTTTTCGGCCTTGCTCGCGGAGCGCTGCGCTACGCCGAACGGTTGCTTTCGCACGACGCCACATTCAGAATCCTCACGAAACTTCGCCTCTGGTTCTATGACGCAATCGAACCGCTCGCACCCGCCCGCCTCATGCACTTCAGAAGCGGAGACCTGCTGCAGAGGGTGGTGGACGACATCCAGAGCCTTGAAAACATCTACACGAGAGTTCTGGTACCCCCGCTGACAGCCCTGTTTGTATCGGCGCTGATGTGGTTCCTTCTCGGCAAATACTCCATCGAGGCGTCACTGCTGATCCTCTTCTTCCACATGCTTGCCGGTATCGGCGTACCACTGCTCGCCATACGTCTCAGCCGCGGTGTCTCCGTCGGCATCATGAAACAGAAAACCGCCCAGCAGCTGCTCTCCCTCGACCTCTTTCAGGGCATCGGAGAACTGCAGATCTACGGAAAACTTCCGAAGCACCTCGAGGCGATGCGCACTGCAGAAGCAGACAAGCTGCGACTGCAGCGGAAAAACGCACTGATAGACGGCCTGCACGAATCGCTTACCGGCCTGCTCATGAACGGCGCGGTAGTAGCCATCCTCTGGGCGCTCATTCCGAAACTCTCCGCGCCGGATATGAACGGCATATCCCTCACGATCGTCACGCTCGCCGTCATGGCTTCGTTCGAACCCTTTCTTCCGCTACCGGCTTCGCTGAAGCACCTCGAAGCCGACATGCACGCAGGGGAACGGCTGTTCGAAATCCTCGACGCCAAACCCGAAACCATCGCCCCGGCAGCTCCCCTGCCCTTCCCGAAAGATCCGGCCATAAGGGCAGAAAACCTCAGCTTCACCTATCCGGGAAGCCCGGTAAAAACCCTCGACAGCCTCTCCTTTGCGGCAGTCCCGGGAGATCGCATCGCCATCGTCGGGCCGAGCGGCGCGGGCAAATCGACCATCACGTCCCTCCTGATGCGCTTCTGGAACACACCCGAAGGCAGCCTCACCATCGGCGGCGCCGATATCGGCCGGTTCGACCCAGAAGAGCTGCGGCGCAACATCTCTCTCGTCTCGCAGCGCACCTACCTGTTCGCCCGGACCATCCGCGAAAACCTGCTGCTTGCAAAACCGGAAGCTGCTGACGAAGAACTGAAAAAAGCCCTCACCGCCGCCGGACTCGCCCACTTCTCTTCGAAACTCGACGAATGGGCCGGCCAGCACGGCATGAAACTCAGCGGAGGAGAACGGCAGCGTATGGCCATCGCCCGCATGGTGCTGCAGAACGCTCCGGTCATGATTCTCGACGAAGCCACCGCGAACCTCGACGGCGTCACCGAAAAAGAGGTAACCGAAACCCTCTCCACCCTCGGCAGAGGCAAAACCATGATCACCATAACCCACCGCCTCAAGGCGATGGATCAGTACGACGTCATCGTCGTGCTCGACAAAGGAAAAATTGTGGAACAGGGCCGCCATGAGGATCTCATGCAGGGAAACGGGCTTTACCGGAGAATGTGGAAGCTGCAGCACACAGCGGAACTGGTATAG
- a CDS encoding HesA/MoeB/ThiF family protein → MALNDEQRKRFTRHLSMDEIGEKGQEKLLQAKVLIVGAGGLGSPAAFYLAAAGIGTLGLADGDRVDLSNLQRQILHTTASAGTPKVSSAAERIHALNPATRLALHPFHLDEKNAEALIARYDFVIDATDSFRAKFLIAKTCHREEKPYSHAGITSYYGHTITVQPGKTACYNCIFHETEPAAEADAHLTVPAGPLGPLPGIIGSIQAAEALKHILSIGKGLHNTLLSLDLLTMTFRSIPVNPDPNCPICGKKN, encoded by the coding sequence ATGGCTCTGAACGACGAACAGCGCAAACGCTTTACCCGTCACCTCTCAATGGATGAAATCGGTGAAAAGGGGCAGGAAAAGCTGCTGCAAGCAAAGGTTCTGATAGTGGGGGCCGGAGGACTCGGCTCCCCCGCAGCGTTCTACCTTGCAGCCGCAGGTATCGGAACCCTCGGCCTCGCCGACGGCGACAGGGTCGATCTCAGCAACCTGCAGCGCCAGATACTGCACACCACTGCATCGGCAGGAACCCCTAAAGTATCATCGGCGGCAGAAAGGATCCATGCTCTCAACCCCGCCACCCGCCTCGCACTTCATCCCTTCCATCTTGACGAGAAAAATGCAGAAGCGCTCATCGCCCGATACGACTTCGTGATAGACGCCACCGACAGCTTCAGGGCGAAATTCCTCATCGCAAAAACCTGCCACAGAGAGGAAAAACCCTACTCGCATGCTGGAATCACAAGCTATTACGGCCATACCATAACCGTGCAACCCGGCAAAACCGCATGTTACAACTGCATCTTTCACGAAACGGAGCCCGCCGCTGAAGCCGATGCGCACCTGACCGTCCCGGCAGGCCCTCTCGGCCCCCTCCCCGGCATCATCGGCTCCATCCAGGCCGCCGAAGCCCTCAAACACATCCTCTCCATCGGCAAAGGGCTCCACAACACCCTCCTCTCCCTCGACCTCCTGACCATGACATTCCGAAGCATTCCGGTAAACCCCGACCCGAACTGCCCGATCTGCGGAAAAAAGAATTAG
- the thiH gene encoding 2-iminoacetate synthase ThiH, with product MNLLPGWLSAGHDETRFRAMLSPDSPYTLEQLAGESKAITLRRFGRTMSLYAPLYLSNHCSSGCAYCGFASDRKTPRRRLEQEEIRKELGAMKRLGISDVLLLTGERTKAADFDYLRTSVATAAADMQRVTVEAFPMSVAEYRDLAEAGCTGITIYQETYDPLRYAELHRWGPKKDFRERLETPSRALEGGIKTVGLGVLLGLADPQEDALMLYRHLRYLGKTYWRAGLSVSFPRIRPQTGSYEPPFPVSDHLLARMIFAFRIALPDVELVLSTRESPAFRDGMAGIGVTRMSIASRTTVGGYLDAESSDRGQFDVFDDRTAEAFCSALREKNIEPVFKNWEHAYNGPSHPEAEK from the coding sequence ATGAACCTGCTACCTGGATGGCTGAGCGCCGGACATGATGAAACCCGCTTCAGGGCCATGCTTTCGCCGGATTCGCCATACACCCTCGAACAGCTTGCGGGAGAGTCGAAAGCCATAACCCTCCGCAGATTCGGACGCACCATGTCGCTCTACGCGCCGCTCTACCTTTCGAATCACTGTTCGAGCGGCTGTGCCTACTGCGGCTTCGCCTCCGACAGAAAAACCCCTCGACGCCGCCTCGAACAGGAAGAAATCCGAAAAGAACTCGGAGCCATGAAACGCCTCGGCATCAGCGATGTTCTGCTCCTGACCGGAGAACGTACCAAAGCTGCGGATTTCGACTACCTCAGAACCTCCGTCGCCACTGCCGCAGCCGACATGCAGCGTGTTACGGTAGAAGCCTTTCCCATGAGCGTCGCCGAATACCGTGACCTCGCTGAAGCGGGCTGTACCGGCATAACGATCTACCAGGAGACTTACGATCCCCTGCGCTACGCCGAACTCCACCGCTGGGGTCCGAAAAAAGATTTCAGGGAACGGCTTGAAACGCCATCGAGAGCCCTTGAAGGAGGCATCAAAACCGTAGGCCTCGGCGTCCTGCTCGGACTTGCCGACCCGCAGGAGGACGCGCTCATGCTCTACCGTCATCTTCGTTATCTCGGAAAAACCTACTGGCGAGCCGGACTTTCGGTATCATTTCCGCGTATACGGCCGCAGACCGGCAGTTACGAGCCGCCCTTCCCGGTAAGCGATCACCTGCTGGCACGCATGATCTTTGCCTTCCGCATAGCCCTTCCCGATGTGGAACTTGTGCTCTCCACCCGTGAAAGCCCGGCTTTCCGCGACGGCATGGCCGGCATCGGCGTCACCCGAATGAGTATCGCAAGCCGCACGACGGTTGGCGGATACCTCGATGCAGAATCCAGCGACCGGGGACAGTTCGATGTCTTCGACGACCGCACGGCAGAAGCGTTCTGCAGCGCTCTGCGCGAAAAAAACATCGAACCGGTTTTCAAGAACTGGGAACACGCCTATAACGGTCCGTCACATCCGGAAGCGGAAAAATAA
- a CDS encoding thiazole synthase, with protein MDSLHIGSYTFSSRLILGTGKFSSPGVMLEAVKASGAQLVTVALRRFNREQPGDDLFTPLTSIPGITLMPNTSGASTAAEAVQAARIARELSGSPFIKVEIHPNPQHLMPDPIETYEASKILAKEGFLVMPYIPADPVLAKRLEEAGCVSVMPLGSAIGSGQGLATAEMLKIIIRESTIPVIVDAGLRSPSEAALAMEMGCDAVLVNSAVAVAGNPPVMAEAFAEAVAAGRKAFTAGIMEKSGMAVATSPLTSFLGTEA; from the coding sequence ATGGACTCTCTGCATATAGGTAGTTATACATTCTCATCCCGCCTGATTCTCGGAACAGGCAAATTCAGCAGCCCAGGCGTAATGCTTGAGGCTGTGAAAGCTTCAGGGGCTCAGCTTGTCACCGTCGCGCTCCGCCGCTTCAACCGCGAACAGCCGGGCGACGATCTTTTCACGCCGCTGACCTCGATTCCCGGCATCACGCTCATGCCCAACACTTCGGGAGCTTCGACGGCGGCCGAAGCCGTACAGGCCGCAAGAATTGCCCGTGAGCTTTCCGGCAGTCCGTTCATCAAGGTCGAAATCCATCCCAATCCGCAGCATCTCATGCCGGATCCGATCGAAACCTACGAAGCGTCGAAAATTCTCGCAAAAGAGGGATTTCTGGTTATGCCCTACATCCCCGCCGACCCGGTGCTGGCCAAACGGCTTGAAGAGGCCGGCTGCGTATCGGTCATGCCGCTCGGATCGGCTATCGGCAGCGGACAGGGTCTCGCGACAGCGGAAATGCTGAAGATCATCATCCGTGAAAGCACCATCCCGGTCATCGTCGACGCCGGGCTACGCTCTCCATCGGAAGCCGCACTGGCCATGGAAATGGGATGCGACGCCGTGCTTGTCAACAGCGCCGTTGCCGTTGCCGGCAATCCTCCGGTCATGGCCGAAGCCTTTGCCGAAGCCGTTGCCGCCGGACGTAAAGCCTTCACTGCCGGAATTATGGAAAAAAGCGGCATGGCAGTTGCAACAAGCCCGCTCACCTCTTTTCTCGGAACCGAAGCATGA
- the thiS gene encoding sulfur carrier protein ThiS produces the protein MSQMITIQVNGESFTLPAGSSVSNLLATIGSNQESVATVVNDQIIRPDNRASFRLKEGDRVEILIFAGGG, from the coding sequence ATGTCGCAAATGATTACTATACAGGTAAACGGAGAATCGTTTACGCTGCCTGCCGGCTCATCCGTCAGCAACCTGCTGGCGACTATCGGCTCAAATCAGGAGAGTGTGGCAACCGTAGTCAATGATCAAATCATCCGTCCCGATAATCGTGCGTCATTCCGTCTTAAAGAGGGAGACCGGGTCGAAATTCTGATATTTGCCGGAGGAGGCTAA
- a CDS encoding trans-sulfuration enzyme family protein, producing the protein MQFETLAIHDGQTPDPQTGSVTVPVFQTSTFEREDLSHRREFFYSRIGNPTRQALESTLALLENGRFGLAFASGAAATMAALQVLRPGDHIVSALDIYGGTYRIFEQLLRPWGIGISYADNEAVESYAACIVPETKLIWLESPSNPLLRLSDIREIASLARERGILVAVDNTFASPYFQRPLELGADIAVHSTTKYLGGHSDVIGGAVVLNDPALLTTIKNYQAAAGAIPGPWDCWLIMRGIKTLKIRMKEHEANALHLAQLLEGHPAVERVWYPGLPSHPQHELAKRQMSGFSGMLTFALKGGLPAVELLLAKLKLFALADSLGGVESLVASPAKMTLGALSAKERTKRGCSDNLVRMSVGLEYAGDLEADLLTALSALQ; encoded by the coding sequence ATGCAGTTCGAAACCCTCGCAATTCATGACGGACAAACCCCCGACCCGCAGACCGGGTCGGTAACGGTTCCGGTTTTTCAGACCTCGACGTTCGAGCGCGAAGACCTCTCACATCGTCGGGAGTTCTTTTATTCGAGAATCGGAAACCCGACACGACAGGCTCTCGAATCGACCCTGGCCCTGCTTGAAAACGGACGATTCGGCCTCGCTTTCGCATCAGGCGCTGCAGCAACCATGGCTGCCCTGCAGGTACTCAGGCCAGGCGACCATATCGTATCCGCTCTCGATATTTACGGAGGTACCTACCGGATTTTCGAACAGCTCCTGCGTCCCTGGGGCATCGGCATATCCTACGCCGACAATGAAGCTGTCGAGAGTTATGCCGCCTGTATCGTCCCTGAAACAAAACTCATCTGGCTGGAAAGCCCCAGCAACCCGCTGCTCAGGCTCTCGGACATCCGCGAAATCGCCTCGCTTGCCCGTGAACGCGGCATCCTCGTTGCCGTTGACAACACCTTTGCAAGTCCGTACTTTCAGCGACCCCTCGAACTCGGTGCCGACATCGCGGTACACAGCACCACCAAATATCTCGGGGGCCACAGCGACGTAATCGGAGGAGCCGTTGTCCTTAACGACCCGGCACTGCTCACCACCATCAAAAACTACCAGGCCGCCGCCGGAGCCATACCCGGCCCGTGGGACTGCTGGCTCATCATGCGCGGCATCAAAACACTTAAAATCCGCATGAAAGAGCACGAAGCCAACGCCCTGCATCTGGCGCAACTGCTCGAAGGGCATCCGGCAGTCGAGCGCGTCTGGTATCCCGGACTTCCCTCGCATCCGCAGCATGAACTGGCAAAACGCCAGATGAGCGGGTTCAGCGGCATGCTGACCTTTGCACTTAAAGGCGGACTTCCTGCTGTCGAGCTGCTGCTTGCAAAACTCAAGCTCTTCGCTCTTGCCGACAGTCTCGGCGGAGTCGAATCGCTCGTAGCCTCGCCGGCTAAAATGACGCTTGGAGCGCTCTCGGCCAAAGAGCGCACTAAACGCGGCTGCAGCGACAATCTTGTGCGCATGTCGGTCGGACTGGAATATGCCGGAGATCTCGAAGCCGATCTGCTGACGGCGCTTTCCGCCCTGCAATAA
- a CDS encoding O-acetylhomoserine aminocarboxypropyltransferase/cysteine synthase family protein: MSSNHYRFETLALHAGQPVDQTQSRGIPVYRTSSYIFKNTKHAANLFALKELGNIYTRLMNPTTDILEQRITELEGGAASVALASGTAAIFNAVITLAEAGDGIIAANNLYGGTYTQFDAILPKLGIDVTFVDPHKPENFERAITEKTRAIFIETIGNPALDYTGVKAVADVAHRNGLPLIVDATFTTPYLLRTIELGADIVVNSLTKWIGGHGAAVGGSITDAGRFDWKKGRHPLFTEPDDNYHGLRWALDLPEPLAAIAFALRVRTVPLRNLGSCISPDNSWIFLQGLETLPVRMARHCENALYVAEYLEHHPNVAWIRYPGLKNDTSHAAASKDLKKGFGGMVVFGVKGGYDAAVRLIDSIGLFSHLANVGDAKSLILHPASTSHSQLSEEQQRQGGLSPELIRLSIGLEHPDDLIEALDNALQPL, encoded by the coding sequence ATGAGCTCAAACCACTACCGTTTCGAAACGCTTGCCCTGCATGCAGGGCAGCCTGTCGATCAGACACAGTCCCGCGGCATCCCGGTGTACCGCACCAGTTCCTACATCTTCAAAAACACGAAACATGCGGCGAACCTGTTTGCCTTGAAGGAACTGGGCAACATCTATACCCGACTGATGAACCCGACCACAGATATCCTGGAACAGCGCATAACGGAACTTGAAGGGGGAGCCGCATCCGTTGCGCTCGCATCGGGCACGGCGGCAATCTTCAATGCCGTCATCACGCTGGCGGAAGCCGGGGATGGCATCATTGCCGCCAACAATCTCTACGGCGGCACCTATACCCAGTTCGACGCCATTCTGCCTAAACTCGGCATCGATGTCACCTTCGTCGATCCGCATAAACCGGAAAACTTCGAGCGGGCGATAACGGAAAAAACAAGGGCGATCTTCATCGAAACGATCGGCAACCCCGCTCTGGATTACACCGGGGTAAAAGCCGTCGCCGATGTCGCCCACCGTAACGGGCTCCCCCTGATCGTCGACGCAACGTTCACGACCCCATACCTTTTGAGAACAATAGAACTTGGAGCCGACATCGTGGTCAACTCCCTGACAAAATGGATAGGAGGACACGGCGCAGCGGTGGGAGGAAGTATTACCGATGCCGGACGTTTTGACTGGAAAAAAGGTCGCCATCCTCTCTTTACCGAACCGGACGACAACTACCACGGACTCCGCTGGGCGCTCGACCTGCCCGAGCCGCTCGCTGCGATAGCCTTCGCCCTCAGGGTACGCACCGTACCGTTAAGAAACCTTGGATCGTGCATTTCGCCCGACAATTCATGGATATTCCTCCAGGGTCTCGAAACCTTGCCGGTGCGCATGGCGCGGCATTGCGAAAACGCACTTTACGTGGCAGAATATCTCGAACACCATCCCAACGTGGCATGGATTCGCTATCCAGGCCTGAAAAACGACACGTCCCATGCCGCAGCTTCGAAAGACCTGAAAAAAGGGTTCGGAGGCATGGTGGTGTTCGGCGTAAAAGGAGGATACGATGCCGCCGTCCGGCTTATCGATTCCATCGGCCTCTTCTCGCACCTTGCCAACGTCGGTGACGCAAAAAGCCTCATCCTGCATCCGGCAAGCACCTCCCACAGCCAGTTGTCCGAAGAACAGCAGCGGCAGGGCGGACTCTCTCCGGAACTGATACGCCTCTCCATAGGGCTCGAACATCCCGACGACCTGATAGAGGCACTCGATAACGCGCTTCAACCCTTGTAA
- a CDS encoding DUF4395 domain-containing protein: MSVKSYGEKAGSVPEPIVRLNRIVLLTGVIAALVFQQPLLITLLFVIIVPAVMFGKSASPIFMIGSRLLSRQIEGAAAESPQLMRFNNAIAAILLGASQLAFILGSPAAGWILAGITGAAAAVALGGFCFGCFLYYQFNLQRYRLFGK; encoded by the coding sequence ATGTCAGTTAAATCATATGGAGAAAAAGCAGGATCTGTTCCGGAGCCCATAGTCAGACTCAACCGTATTGTCCTGCTCACCGGAGTGATTGCGGCACTCGTTTTTCAGCAGCCGCTGCTGATAACCCTGCTGTTCGTCATCATTGTACCGGCGGTCATGTTCGGAAAAAGTGCAAGCCCGATCTTTATGATCGGCTCACGGCTGCTCTCACGACAGATTGAAGGCGCTGCGGCAGAGAGCCCTCAACTGATGCGCTTCAACAATGCCATTGCGGCTATCCTGCTCGGAGCCTCGCAGCTCGCGTTCATTCTGGGATCTCCCGCTGCAGGATGGATTCTTGCCGGCATCACAGGAGCTGCCGCCGCTGTAGCTCTCGGAGGGTTCTGTTTCGGTTGCTTCCTCTACTACCAGTTCAACCTGCAGCGTTACAGACTCTTTGGAAAATAA
- a CDS encoding MOSC domain-containing protein yields MGYIEAVCISSEKGVVKRSVPQIVLREGWGIEGDAHAGDWHRQVSMLSGESIDRMREKMPELDHGIFAENIVTRGIDLVSLKPGERLTVDGGVVLEVTQIGKECHNDGCAIQRATGDCIMPREGVFCRVLQGGRVHAGMQVVML; encoded by the coding sequence ATGGGATATATAGAAGCGGTGTGCATCAGCAGTGAAAAAGGGGTTGTTAAAAGGAGTGTGCCGCAAATCGTACTCCGAGAGGGTTGGGGGATCGAGGGTGACGCGCATGCCGGCGATTGGCATCGTCAGGTATCCATGCTGTCCGGGGAGAGCATCGACCGGATGCGTGAAAAGATGCCGGAACTCGATCACGGGATTTTCGCCGAGAACATCGTGACGAGGGGGATCGATCTTGTATCGCTCAAGCCCGGCGAGCGTTTGACGGTAGATGGAGGGGTAGTGCTTGAAGTGACCCAGATCGGCAAGGAGTGCCATAATGACGGTTGCGCGATTCAGCGGGCAACGGGTGATTGCATCATGCCGCGTGAAGGGGTTTTCTGCAGGGTATTGCAGGGCGGCAGAGTGCATGCCGGTATGCAGGTTGTTATGCTATAG